A single window of Amyelois transitella isolate CPQ chromosome 17, ilAmyTran1.1, whole genome shotgun sequence DNA harbors:
- the LOC106134566 gene encoding uncharacterized protein LOC106134566 isoform X2: MNEPEDVSKEVWKRWILEAIHKIRAQKQRPSVERICHAIRQHHNYHEDVVSERLERAVREGAVLKVYNKGQSSYKDPGGLQNKKLRIAPDSDVSRAVAKAVRELGERDGSTLRSIERYLRQAYQVTVAPEVDIRTVLRAAAKRAVSRGLLTHTDLTYKATERPLTASTERPVKKEKSKHQESVEQNQEGVQVCTECLGTEDRNSSSVPEALICCYLCKSYAHPSCIELSDLSESVLKSVRWWCGACASCGRCGARARWGWRCARCRRAAHAHCAPPPHGCRCGRAGGDADGKRSAMGGTAKPRAPRTPRRAPAARPDGNDGCAPHSPEQRMSKEKQKFFRFSAFNLVKRRCRDSDSDWDGWDSRLRVTRVQRLELRLERRPDTPSDSTDSDSDPQPDNQPPRLFPAAPVVPSHVSSVFERLAADTGPDGTWGFAAEAQKQRCIRSPVHEVPEKHVKPQDTPPERHRVARRRSKCGERLLTTLFDGLSEFYSVRTASRSQSRHRARIEPEEDRQVLKETRSTFKRYQAALRRDRSPSRARSQSRFRNDEYDETEYERGQSRVRDLDYRRQSRARDSDTDYKPEYKRSRSRISQPRERSRARSIKEYVPRSRSRAREKESPPKRSRAREIVSPPRRSRAREIASLPKLSRARQIESPPSRLRERSRSRAVSRPRVSLKEEEISIERAPEVKEEYLDEKEKEISWSMSALVRWCARGKQYELAAPHKLYRGLCRAADTQDNKRLPAGVTQSDAELFNAARNAAGENDFVVDPVAATPSATAAATCATPAAAGATPATSATSATPAVLAPAPRCPSAIEFGQWEIETWYSSPFPQEYARLPKLFLCEFCLKYAKSRAVLLRHLDKCLWRHPPATEIYRCGDISVFEVDGNANKIYCQNLCLLAKLFLDHKTLYYDVEPFLFYVLTKNDSKGCHLVGYFSKEKHCQQKYNVSCIMTMPQYQRQGFGRFLIHFSYLLSKEEGQPGTPEKPLSDLGRVSYHAYWKSVILEFLYDYKDKPFTFEDIAHSSGMHMNDIAVTFQLLGFVRYIPNNDTMKLGLCVDWNKVENHMKKLKSKPRLEIDPECLRWTPLLAPTVNPFRSPEEASGDQETENETEAKTESDGTTTESEIPDAKADTKVKNEVSNEEKEEAVEVTSSGRRRTRPLKYSETTYQTTPTIEGGRKRKRDLNRKISESNAEEDKKEDETPRQRSKSVSRRSSKAQNEVTEDKKHVNRQRNRRQSVKEPNYASDSQDSQVDNVDATVLSTPVANTNKGKPKRKMVYKGRPRKRPRGNKSLRTSSPEAKKVKVDEKEETNDYKTDDSMEDPDKTLVPPVEDKVSPKAQTSEQTDEKAKNSDDSSEDSSGEADDEMDIEDRENKDTAAIKPATPRHVEENSTDHHTSDMELDSIHMDSPKSVAEKEKDMDETSNDKAEKDDTTVNNSCEEPSENKVQDTLKENAEVNKSSDNRNGENKSPMKSVLDDKDTIVISESDDNNSQSCPLPSPKHNSIVPVVQNNENKPKEIEENESPSKVIPVVSTENAHIVLDPKVQEDVNCARPAENNNLPKIQPIETIVVEGESDTSISSAGISPKKNDRSVISESPKQKRSPEKFNHDMCEQKKSEMRKETVIQHQTVDESKTNDKRSPNKIDSIIQSLDPQRDIASSIKRPDPPKLDSFVEMDNRNKIQYPIVSKESEIPFRNDVMNTRKDEIVITRNIIEHSLPNYQNQPVVNSMTIQQINTAQHSYLNHRANITKESQAVQTEKVVKTSEHRVINNMDTPVISKSTTKLEVPHPISSPVINPVIPKIPNVADNFLPRCQSAHAAINIGLDRTDLDPNYTNNLQNSMTMNMVQSSQDKNDMNQKPREKSKLRDVRVNSAHSKMEKTEKKSNKDTPRSTPEPKMFFPEQNANTRKPETSVPINVINTTVVTSKVDTKTTNEAPKKQDFYKKEKSNANKCESKNVSVKHDKTCASQLNLKAAADHQNDLNKMLPKLKYDNELVPKADYPMNQIPNYHTTHPQYQWAPWGDPTRLQGSWDHNRLFDNMKNDKNYLDKFQGFNLPHLEQMQKTPQKLHPKYDQKDFIAYGALSSGIYATAGLTHYKEAKGPAVKTSECSQKTECKPSKQSKTTTACQTQCEPKKADAQMKQMMQRQVKQQQEVATSCAEYRQQSPQILTSPGCKTPFNQNGPCEKDIEKKSRQKKEESPKDGSKEEMCEAVSPALQSMGVYTPDSTSNSVHSVQYPACELDVSQLGLESPSSIGSDLASPCGMMHMHAAPSPQYPHSSLHIPSIMTQPAQPKQQKINNRNRSTPSNASNASDNKNNNMRGAATPPARHRATPPQHNHGGVGVGVGGSAQGYGGGYLSFQQQQQYSGWAAPSCSLAKLQQMADGGQHHTPPHQVCATCRSSSSSSTRAGPRPAARSPSCSRWRTAASTTLRRTRYVLPVVPAAAAVLGLGRAQLLARQAAADGGRRPAPHSAAPGMCYLSFQQQQQYSGWAAPSCSLAKLQQMADGGQHHTPPHQYGQQAGTPPAGAHYHGKYYAPHNQLDSPRNARNATSNLSPMQHMQMGTVAAGSRMSPNLNTHIISQYGLNGYRMSAQQQFNNLPVQMMNVQPGVGVQYPTADPRAQQPNVYYGYINPPPLAMQTLDSSVRR; this comes from the exons ATGAACGAGCCAGAAGACGTCAGCAAAGAAGTGTGGAAGCGATGGATATTAGAAGCGATACACAAGATAAGGGCGCAGAAGCAGAGGCCGAGCGTGGAGCGTATCTGTCATGCAATTCGCCAGCATCATAACTATCACGAAGATGTGGTTTCGGAGCGGCTGGAGCGGGCGGTGCGCGAGGGTGCCGTGTTGAAAGTGTACAATAAGGGACAAAGTTCGTACAAGGACCCAGGGGGTTTACAGAACAAGAAATTGCGTATCGCGCCAGATAGTGACGTTTCGCGAGCCGTAGCCAAGGCAGTGCGCGAGTTAGGGGAGCGTGACGGCTCTACGTTGAGGAGCATTGAGAGATATTTAAGACAAGCATACCAAGTGACTGTTGCGCCCGAAGTTGATATTAGGACAGTGTTACGGGCAGCAGCTAAGCGTGCTGTTTCTAGAGGACTGTTAACACATACGGATTTAACATACAAGGCAACGGAGAGGCCCTTGACAGCTTCTACAGAGCGCCCTGTGAAGAAAGAGAAATCTAAACATCAAGAATCAGTGGAG CAGAATCAAGAAGGCGTTCAGGTCTGCACCGAGTGTCTTGGTACGGAAGACCGCAACAGTTCGAGTGTCCCCGAAGCATTGATCTGTTGCTATCTGTGCAAGTCATACGCGCATCCTTCGTGTATAGAACTCTCTGATCTAAGTGAGAGTGTAttgaag TCGGTGCGGTGGTGGTGCGGCGCGTGCGCGTCGTGCGGGCGCtgcggcgcgcgcgcgcgcTGGGGCTGGCGCTGCGCGCGCTGCCGCCGGGCCGCGCACGCGCACTGCGCGCCGCCGCCCCACGGCTGCCGCTGCGGCCGCGCCGGGGGGGACGCCGACGGGAAACG GTCCGCGATGGGAGGCACGGCGAAGCCCCGCGCGCCGCGCacgccgcgccgcgcgcccGCCGCGCGCCCCGACGGTAATGACGGCTGCGCGCCACACTCGCCAGAGCAACGAATGTCCAAAGAGAAACAAAAGTTTTTCAGATTCTCCGCCTTCAACCTCGTCAAGCGGCGCTGCCGGGACTCCGACAGCGACTGGGACGGCTGGGACTCCCGGCTGCGCGTGACGCGCGTGCAGCGGCTCGAGCTGCGCCTGGAGCGCCGCCCCGACACGCCCTCCGACTCCACCGACTCCGACTCGGACCCCCAGCCGGACAACCAGCCGCCGAGACTGTTCCCGGCGGCGCCCGTAGTGCCTTCCCATGTGTCTTCGGTGTTTGAAAGACTAGCCGCCGATACGGGGCCCGACGGGACGTGGGGGTTTGCCGCCGAAGCGCAGAAGCAGCGGTGCATACGATCGCCCGTACACGAAGTTCCCGAGAAACATGTCAAACCGCAAGACACTCCGCCCGAGAGGCACCGGGTCGCTCGCAGACGAAGTAAATGCGGGGAGAGGCTGCTGACGACTCTGTTCGACGGGCTCTCGGAGTTTTACTCCGTGCGGACCGCGTCCCGGTCGCAGTCCCGACACAGGGCGAGGATAGAGCCAGAGGAGGACCGACAAGTATTAAAAGAAACTAGGAGTACGTTTAAAAGGTATCAGGCGGCTCTGCGAAGGGATAGAAGTCCTAGTCGGGCGCGGAGTCAATCGAGGTTCAGAAACGACGAGTATGATGAGACTGAGTATGAGCGCGGTCAATCGAGAGTCAGGGATTTGGATTACAGACGGCAGTCTCGAGCGAGAGACAGCGACACTGACTACAAACCGGAATACAAGAGGAGTCGATCTAGGATCAGCCAGCCTCGCGAGCGGAGCCGAGCACGATCGATCAAAGAATACGTACCTCGGAGTAGATCGCGCGCGAGAGAGAAAGAATCACCTCCGAAACGATCACGAGCGAGGGAGATAGTGTCGCCTCCGAGACGATCTCGAGCGAGGGAGATAGCGTCACTTCCGAAACTGTCACGAGCGAGGCAGATAGAATCGCCTCCGAGTCGATTGCGCGAGCGGAGTAGATCGCGCGCGGTGTCGCGGCCTCGCGTTTCGTTGAAAGAGGAGGAAATTAGCATAGAGCGCGCGCCGGAAGTGAAAGAGGAATACTTAGACgagaaagagaaagagatATCGTGGTCGATGTCGGCGCTAGTGCGGTGGTGTGCGCGCGGCAAGCAGTACGAGCTCGCGGCGCCCCACAAGTTGTACCGGGGGCTGTGCCGCGCGGCCGACACTCAGG aCAACAAACGCCTTCCCGCCGGGGTAACTCAATCCGACGCGGAATTATTCAATGCCGCGCGCAACGCCGCGGGAGAGAACGACTTCGTAGTCGATCCCGTAGCCGCTACGCCGTCCGCTACGGCCGCTGCGACGTGCGCTACGCCGGCCGCGGCGGGCGCTACGCCGGCTACGAGCGCTACGAGCGCTACGCCGGCGGTGCTGGCGCCGGCGCCGAGGTGCCCGTCGGCGATAGAGTTCGGCCAGTGGGAGATTGAGACGTGGTACTCGAGTCCGTTCCCGCAGGAGTATGCGAG GCTACCGAAGCTATTCCTATGCGAGTTTTGTCTGAAATACGCCAAGAGCCGCGCGGTACTCCTCCGACACCTGGACAAATGTCTGTGGCGACATCCTCCCGCCACAGAAATATACAGATGCGGAGACATATCAGTATTTGAAGTCGACGGGAATGCTAACAAAATATACTGTCAGAACCTATGCCTCCTAGCTAAACTATTCCTCGACCATAAAACCTTATATTACGACGTTGAACCGTTCTTGTTCTACGTTTTAACAAAGAATGACAGCAAAGGATGCCATTTGGTCGGATATTTTTCGAAAGAGAAACATTGCCAGCAGAAATATAACGTGTCGTGTATAATGACGATGCCGCAGTACCAGAGGCAGGGTTTCGGGAGGTTTCTCATCCATTTTA gttatttattatcaaaggAAGAGGGACAACCTGGCACTCCAGAAAAGCCTTTGTCGGACCTTGGCAGAGTCTCGTACCACGCTTATTGGAAATCTGTGATCCTAGAGTTCCTCTATGACTATAAAGACAAACCCTTTACCTTTGAAGACATCGCACACAGTTCAGGAATGCATATGAACGACATAGCTGTCACATTTCAACTGCTAGGCTTCGTGAGATACATACCAAACAATGACACAATGAAATTAGGGCTCTGTGTCGACTGGAATAAAGTTGAAAATCACATGAAGAAGCTAAAGAGCAAACCTCGCTTAGAAATTGATCCTGAATGCCTAAGGTGGACGCCACTATTGGCGCCAACAGTAAATCCTTTCAGATCTCCTGAAGAAGCGTCAGGCGATCAGGAGACAGAGAACGAAACTGAAGCGAAAACAGAAAGCGACGGAACGACTACAGAGTCGGAAATACCTGATGCTAAAGCAGATACTAAAGTCAAAAATGAAGTTAgtaatgaagaaaaagaagaagcgGTTGAAGTGACGTCTTCGGGTAGAAGACGCACAAGGCCGCTGAAGTATAGTGAAACTACTTATCAGACGACGCCCACTATTGAAGGTGGGCGGAAGAGGAAACGAGATCTTAATAGGAAGATTTCAGAATCTAATGCTGAGGAAGACAAGAAAGAGGATGAAACGCCAAGGCAGAGAAGTAAAAGCGTATCGAGACGGTCTTCTAAAGCTCAGAACGAGGTCACAGAAGATAAGAAACATGTCAATAGGCAAAGAAATAGGCGACAAAGTGTCAAAGAGCCTAACTATGCGTCTGATAGCCAGGACAGCCAAGTGGACAATGTGGACGCGACGGTATTATCAACGCCTGTCGCAAACACCAATAAAGGGAAGCCCAAGAGGAAAATGGTTTATAAAGGTCGCCCTAGAAAGCGACCAAGAGGTAACAAGAGCCTCAGAACAAGTTCACCTGAAGCAAAGAAAGTCAAAGTGGACGAAAAAGAAGAAACAAATGATTACAAAACTGACGATTCTATGGAAGATCCAGACAAAACACTTGTGCCTCCTGTGGAAGACAAAGTATCACCAAAGGCTCAGACTAGCGAGCAAACAGATGAAAAGGCTAAAAACTCTGATGACAGTTCCGAAGATTCTTCAGGCGAAGCTGATGATGAAATGGACATTGAGGATAGAGAGAATAAAGATACTGCTGCTATTAAACCGGCTACTCCTAGACATGTGGAAGAAAATAGCACAGACCATCATACTAGCGATATGGAATTAGATAGTATACACATGGACTCGCCAAAGTCGGTAGcagagaaagaaaaagatatgGATGAAACATCTAATGATAAAGCTGAGAAAGATGATACTACTGTTAATAATTCATGTGAAGAACCATCTGAAAATAAAGTACAGGACACACTAAAGGAAAACGCTGAAGTAAATAAATCATCTGATAATAGAAATGGTGAAAATAAATCTCCAATGAAATCGGTTCTTGATGATAAAGATACCATTGTTATATCAGAATCTGATGATAATAACAGTCAAAGTTGTCCTCTACCATCACCGAAACATAACTCAATAGTACCTGTGGTTcagaataatgaaaataaaccaAAAGAAATTGAGGAAAACGAGAGTCCATCTAAAGTTATCCCAGTTGTGTCTACAGAGAATGCGCACATTGTTTTAGATCCCAAAGTACAAGAGGACGTGAACTGCGCAAGGCCAGCGGAAAATAATAATCTGCCTAAAATTCAACCGATAGAGACGATAGTTGTCGAAGGCGAGTCTGACACCTCGATTTCTTCAGCTGGAATTTCTCCAAAGAAGAATGATAGATCAGTTATAAGTGAATCTCCTAAACAGAAAAGATCTCCGGAAAAGTTCAACCATGATATGTGTGAACAGAAAAAGAGCGAAATGAGAAAAGAAACTGTCATACAACACCAGACAGTCGACGAAAGTAAAACTAACGATAAGAGATCGCCTAACAAAATTGACTCAATAATTCAAAGCTTGGATCCTCAAAGAGATATAGCGTCGAGTATAAAAAGGCCTGATCCTCCAAAACTAGATTCTTTTGTGGAAATGGACAATAGAAATAAGATTCAATATCCTATCGTCAGTAAAGAGAGTGAAATTCCGTTTCGGAATGACGTGATGAACACTCGGAAAGATGAAATAGTTATCACTAGAAATATCATAGAACATAGTCTACCCAATTATCAGAACCAACCTGTGGTGAATTCTATGACGATACAGCAGATAAACACAGCTCAACATTCGTATTTGAACCACAGGGCGAATATAACGAAAGAATCTCAAGCGGTGCAAACCGAAAAAGTAGTGAAGACTAGTGAACATAGAGTTATAAACAACATGGATACGCCAGTTATAAGTAAATCAACTACGAAACTGGAAGTGCCTCATCCAATCTCTTCTCCCGTTATTAATCCTGTAATACCTAAAATTCCGAATGTCGCTGATAATTTTTTACCGCGATGTCAAAGCGCTCACGCGGCCATCAATATTGGTCTCGATAGGACAGATTTAGACccaaattatacaaataatttgcAAAATTCAATGACAATGAATATGGTGCAAAGTTCGCAAGATAAGAACGACATGAACCAGAAACCTAGAGAGAAAAGTAAATTACGGGATGTGAGAGTGAATTCCGCTCACAGTAAAATGGAGAAGACTGAGAAGAAGAGTAATAAGGACACGCCAAGGAGTACGCCTGAGCCCAAGATGTTTTTTCCTGAACAGAACGCTAACACCAGAAAGCCCGAGACGTCCGTCCCTATAAACGTCATCAACACGACTGTAGTCACTAGCAAGGTCGATACTAAAACTACGAATGAAGCTCCGAAGAAACAAGATTTCtacaagaaagaaaaatctaacGCCAATAAGTGTGAATCTAAAAACGTTTCGGTGAAACATGACAAGACTTGCGCGTCACAGTTGAATCTAAAAGCGGCGGCCGACCATCAAAATGATCTGAACAAAATGCTGCCAAAGCTCAAATATGACAACGAATTGGTACCTAAAGCTGATTATCCTATGAATCAGATCCCTAATTATCACACTACACATCCGCAGTATCAGTGGGCTCCATGGGGCGACCCCACGAGGTTGCAGGGCAGCTGGGATCACAACAGATTATTCGACAATATGAAAAACGATAAGAACTATTTAGATAAATTCCAAGGTTTCAATCTGCCCCATTTGGAACAAATGCAAAAGACGCCACAAAAGTTGCACCCGAAATACGACCAGAAGGATTTTATTGCGTACGGGGCGCTCTCCAGCGGGATTTACGCGACCGCGGGCCTCACTCACTACAAGGAAGCCAAAGGGCCGGCGGTGAAAACGTCGGAATGTTCACAAAAGACCGAGTGCAAGCCGTCCAAGCAGTCGAAAACGACGACCGCGTGCCAAACTCAGTGCGAGCCGAAGAAGGCCGACGCCCAGATGAAGCAGATGATGCAACGGCAAGTCAAACAACAACAGGAAGTGGCCACGAGCTGCGCCGAATACCGCCAACAGAGCCCGCAAATATTGACCTCGCCGGGTTGCAAAACTCCTTTCAATCAGAACGGGCCGTGTGAGAAGGATATCGAGAAGAAGTCTAGGCAGAAAAAGGAGGAATCGCCCAAAGATGGTAGCAAAGAGGAGATGTGCGAAGCCGTCAGCCCCGCTCTGCAGTCCATGGGGGTGTACACCCCGGACTCGACGAGTAACTCGGTGCACTCGGTGCAGTACCCGGCGTGCGAGCTGGACGTGAGCCAGCTGGGCCTGGAGTCGCCGTCCAGCATCGGCTCGGACCTGGCGTCGCCGTGCGGCATGATGCACATGCACGCGGCGCCCAGCCCGCAGTACCCGCACTCGTCGCTGCACATCCCCAGCATCATGACGCAGCCGGCGCAGCCCAAGCAGCAGAAGATCAATAATAGGAACAG GAGCACGCCGAGCAACGCTAGCAACGCGTCCGACAACAAGAACAACAACATGCGCGGCGCCGCCACCCCGCCCGCCAGGCATCGGGCGACCCCTCCACAGCATAACCACG GCGGCGTGGGCGTGGGCGTGGGCGGGTCCGCGCAGGGCTACGGCGGCGGCTACCTGTCGTTCCAGCAGCAGCAGCAGTACTCGGGCTGGGCCGCGCCCAGCTGCTCGCTCGCCAAGCTGCAGCAGATGGCGGACGGCGGCCAGCACCACACTCCGCCGCACCAGGTATGTGCTACCTGTCGTTCCAGCAGCAGCAGCAGTACTCGGGCTGGGCCGCGCCCAGCTGCTCGCTCGCCAAGCTGCAGCAGATGGCGGACGGCGGCCAGCACCACACTCCGCCGCACCAGGTATGTGCTACCTGTCGTTCCAGCAGCAGCAGCAGTACTCGGGCTGGGCCGCGCCCAGCTGCTCGCTCGCCAAGCTGCAGCAGATGGCGGACGGCGGCCAGCACCACACTCCGCCGCACCAGGTATGTGCTACCTGTCGTTCCAGCAGCAGCAGCAGTACTCGGGCTGGGCCGCGCCCAGCTGCTCGCTCGCCAAGCTGCAGCAGATGGCGGACGGCGGCCAGCACCACACTCCGCCGCACCAG TACGGGCAGCAGGCGGGCACGCCGCCGGCGGGCGCGCACTACCACGGCAAGTACTACGCGCCGCACAACCAGCTCGACTCGCCCAGGAACGCCAGGAATGCCACCA GCAACTTAAGCCCAATGCAGCACATGCAAATGGGCACAGTCGCTGCCGGGTCCCGGATGTCTCCCAACCTCAACACGCACATCATTAGCCAGTACGGGCTCAACGGGTACCGGATGTCGGCCCAGCAGCAGTTCAACAACCTCCCCGTGCAAATGATGAACGTACAACCCGGAGTCGGGGTCCAGTATCCCACTGCTGACCCCAGAGCCCAACAACCGAACGTCTACTACGGATACATCAATCCTCCACCACTAGCGATGCAGACTTTAGATTCTTCTGTGCGTCGGTAG